GTCCATTATTAATGATGGATTTAAGAATTGGAGCCTTAAAGCGAAGCATCTAGTACATTCACCTCTTCCTGCAACTTGAGGATGCTGATTTACAAGGGACGTAACCTTTTGGTCAAACTGCTGATTTAACTGAATAAACTACTGAGGGAGAACTAAGACCATCAGGATCAGCTACCAACCGCAGCAACAGACTGGAGAAGCCGatggattttaaaggaatatttcacccaaaaataaaaatctggtcatcatttacttcatTTATCAATGTTGTTCCGATCCAATATTATTTCCTttcatccatgaaacacaaaatgagattgcAACTTGTGCAATATGTTCCAAGTCTGAGGATCAGATGTGTGAGGATCAGACCCAATTTTAAGTCATTATGCACTGATTATCTTCCCCTTCACCATTGCGCTAAAATACAGTTCACGCTTGTTCAAAGAAAAAATTACACCTTAAGCCACAATGCTCCATGTTTGAAATCATTGAAATTGAACACCTTTATTCTCGCATGTCACATGACCGATCATGGAAAACTCTATTTAAGAGCAACAGCagagaggaagattatcagtgaataatgtctTTAATTTGGGTGTTTCTCAGACAAAGCTGTCATATGTGTTCAGAAGACAtatatagcacttaaatagatATATAGCTATATAGATATTAGTAAGGCCAGCAGTGGATGCTCACcttgcggtctgtgtgggtcccaaTGCCATAGTATTGTGACGGAGCAccgtaaaaaggcactgtctttcggatgagacgttaaaccggacgtttataaaaaaaataaataaataaaaaaagaaaagaaaaaaaagagtaggTGAGTAACGCCATTGTCCTGGACAATGTAGACCATTGGCCTCTTtccatcatggcttcctaataatcccctatataaatgtaaggaataatcattattattatctataAAAGTCTATAGACTGCTTTTAGAATACTTGAATCCACTTtggaaaagagctgctcagacatTCTTCCTATATAATTTCCTTTAGTGTTTCTGGGTTGATACAGTATTATGTTCACTATAACCGTATGGTAAGAAAATTTGCTGAATGGGTCTCTTAGTTATATAAAAGGAAACTTCTATCATTCTAGACATCTGAGTCGCTTAAGTATTAGATTAAGAAATTACTGAAACTTATAATTGTTgccttgtgcaaaaaaaaaaacaacaaaaaaaaaacagtatctcAAATCCTAGGGATATTTCTGGGAAACTTTCAATCACTGCAGAACTTATAATGAAAAAACCTTTGATAGTACAGGGACTGCCTGCTTTTATGTGGATTGATATCATCCAAAAGGCTATTATGTATGGAACAGAAAGTTTAAATGTTACCTAAATGTtgcagtttttaattttttgaaaatgagcttaatatttaaaatgtaatatacttaaaattttattttatttttttcaaaactaaAGCTTGAAAATTGGGACAcacttttcaatgtaaaaactgcaAAAATATCTATAATCATTGCACATGACCCAAAACTACCATGCTACGTCTGTGTTATACTATGTAAACGGAATACAATATCAAGTCTAAATCAGTGCATCAGTGTTTATACAATTAGACTGAAAATAACAGCAAGGTACTTTCCACTTATGTTGtgtttatatctatctatatttTGTTGTTTATCTGTAACCATGCAAATTGCCCCTATTACGTAGATTTGCGTGATTTCTGTGTTTCAACTCACTCAAATAAATGAGAAACAACATACTGGACACAGACTAGTTTTTGTtaaaaagtgacatcactttagcTATCAAAAAACGTGGTACTGTGCTGGGAATATGAATAGTGCTTTAGGGACAATACAGATGTGCATAGTTTAGATCACAGATGCAggattataaaacaaacaaataaccataaaaaatataaaaatacatatcttTACCACTTAATTCTTCTATACACACACTGGTTAAATTAAAAGGAGATGGTTTCATAGAGTTTGTGATGTTAACAGCATTACAAAACACCAGCAAAATTAGGCAAGGGCATTCATATCCTAACAGGAGTTGTTGATATCTAAATTGCACAATAATAAGAAAAGTGCCAAGTGTCCAATCACAGGCCAACTGTGAGTTCCTGTCATTTGCTCATATCTCAATTTGAACTTCATTGGCTGGTCTCTCTTTCATGGAGGCAGCGATGGAGTAGAACCTGGGAAAAACAAGATGGCTGAATTCAATCTTCAGTCAATCAATTGTTGTTTGTTATGTTCAGTCTTATCAAGTCATGCTGggttttgtgtttcaataataatttcaaaaacaaaaataaactgacACAGGAtgataataaatatgtaatatatggAGAGAGCATACCATTCCATATATTATAACTATCCCATAAGAACAGACATAATGCATTTGATGTGTTTGATCCATAATATGATGATTTAGTGCAGAGGAACTTAAAGGCCATAGATATATGAACATTTATTGTCTCTTTCAGGGAAAAAATGGTTAAAGGCTAAATGTGCCATTTTTCCAAAGTCAAAATACTTACTCCAATCCCAACTTAGtatacagagacaactacaaATAATTTGTAGGTTGaattccctgaaaagtgtaaacatagGCTCTATTGCcttgttgtctgccttattgtcccACCAATGGCAGACTGTGGGGAGTGTTCAGCAGGaatgacataaaatattaatacatCAATTACAGCAAcactcagacagctttgtcatgccaaagaggatgcttacagaagtggggacaaaatattgtacaaccaggccagaaacacactgaccaaGGAAATTAGAgtagctaaaagaagctactctgaaaaacagttttcagccaacgatcctgcatctgtgtggaaaggcctaaaaagcattAACAAGTATatgacacctccccctcgctctgtagagaatcaacaaatggctgctgaactaaatgtgttttactgcaggtttgaaaagcccagtctcacacccattccctgctctgatcttcaccaacacctcctggaacccccctcctcccccctcctgctactcaaccttcacttatggtctgtgaggaggatgtgtgccaggtcttccggaaacaaaagtctaggaaagcttcaggcccagacggtgtctcacctgcctgtctgaaaatctgcgctgaccaactggcccccatcttcacacagatctttaatATATCACTGAAGCAGTGTGAAGATCCTTGCTGCTTCAAAACACTCATTCATCATTAATAATGGACAATCATTTCAGTCCCCCAAAAAaaccccaaatcacaggacttaatgactacagacctgtcactctcacGTCTGTTGTCATGAagttatttgagagactggttttggcctacctgaaggacataactggacccctgctagacccccttcagtttgcttaccgagcaaacaggtctgtggatgacgCTGTCAACATGGgtctgcattatatcctgcaacatctcgaCAGACCTGAGACTTAataaggatcctatttgtggacttcagttcagccttcaataccatcatgcctgatctctAAACCAAACTGACACAGCTATCCGTGCCAACCACAATCTGCCGGTGGATCaatagctttctgacagataggcagcatctagtgagactggggaaaatcacatccgggaccctcactataaGCACTGGTGTTTCTCAGGGATGCATTCtttccactgctcttctccctgtacatgaatgactgcattgcaaaggacccctctgtcaagctcctgaaattcgCAGACAACACCATGGTCACTGGCCTAATCCACGAcagtgatgagtctgcatacagatgggaggttgaacagctggctgtctggtgcagtcacaacaaccttgagctgaacatgctcaaaacagtggagatgatagtgggcTTCAGGAGAAAATCCCCCCGTACTAggggaaacatgcaggtagaataactctggaccccacacaccctgcccactccctttttgaactgttgccctctggccggtgctacagagcactcagcaccaggacatccaggcagaacagtttttaccctcaagccattttccacatgaacaattaaactgccttcaggactcccatagtgcaataatgtataaatatgtcatgtgcttatgtaaattcactcatttaattcaataactgtaaatacccctaccttgcacatatattacaacctgcacatgtacacacaccattctctgtcttttttttttttttttttgtactcttaccttgttttatattctgtgtttcactgtaatgttctgtgtgaaaaaaattccttgtgtacgtgagcacacttggcaataaagctaattctgattatTGATCGGCGCATTATTTTCTCGATACTTTTGAGACCTCAACATATTAACTTTAGCtgatatttaaattagaagcctagtttgtgtgctttccaattcacagtCAGTTGGCCTttaatttaatgtagtctggcgtaatagctttgggagaccacaagggggtgatgaCATTTACTGTACCTAATACTAAGTTTTCGTCACCCCTACATTTGTGCAGTGAGTGTTTCGCATGACGTTTCATTGTGGGTAATGTTCTGGCAGATATACAAATGAGAGTTTTGGGGAAACCGTAAAAGAAGCAAAGTTTGGAAAGTCATTTCGGATTCCGAGATGATGGAGCTGGCCAACACCTGTATAAATCAATAACAGTGTGTAAAAAGGGCAAGGCAGAATTGACAAACTCCAGGAACACAACCAATCTAATATCCCATGAACAGATAGTCAGAGATATGCAGGCGCTTAACGTAGAGGAGTGTCCCTTTTTCCTAAACATGTAAGAGGAAATGAAACTGGATTTTCAgttaccctgctgctcacactttactaacactgtgttgagaaatatgtatggGATCGCTCTTACTGCTGACTCCTAGACCGACTGGAACTGGTAAATACTGAAATACTGGTAAGCCTTTGCTATAGATTTAAGGGCTCCATTTAGCAGcgagtagccctatttatatagCAAAAAATGCTGATATAGATCGATTATCATCAGAAAcattttctgattatcgatgccTGAAAAAGGAATCTGTCCCAAGCCTagtgtttaggaaacctgtttttagaacagtaattatttttgcaattttgtttgataCGGTAGATGCACAGAAATTCCGCACTTCATCTTTAATATAACAATGTCTCCAAGTAGTTCAGAATATTGCTAATATTTAAAGTTTCCAAGATTATATGCTAGAAACATTCTGTTATGCACTGTATGCACTTGTTTCAAAAAGAATGTGGAGATTTGATTGAAAGCCAGTTTATTCCTATTCCAGCTGAATTTGAAGAGGTACACATACCTTGATGTTTTGTAATGTTTCCTTTTAACCCATGTTTGAAAGCAGAGCGATTTTGCACAGTTCTTCTTACAGTCAATGACTTGATATATGATTGGATTGTACATGGCAGAGGACTTGGCCAGCAAAGTCGGTATAACAGAGATTGAAATAGGCACTGAATCAGGCTCGCCAAAAGCAGACACCACTGAGACCACAGCATAAGGGATCCACGCTATTAAAAACCCTGCACAGATCAACATCGCCACCTGGAGGATGAAAGCACAACAACATTACTGCcaattgtattttgtattgtatttccaaaatatgaataaatggtTTCATGAACTTTGTTTGAATAATAAAATTACACTTTCAGAGGGTCAACTCTTTCAGAGAAATCAGTATTTTTTAAAGTTGCAATCTATTGAGGTTTATATTGAATTAAAGCACTAACTCTGTCATAATTTCCTCAAAATCATTGTATTCCTACCCCATTTGATTTTCTTTAAtttaacacaaaagtagatgttaggcagtatgttagggactgacagcctcagtcaatcaccattcactatcatAAAATCTTTTTCCCATATAATGGATGACTTAAGGATGATTTAATTTCAATTTTAGATTTAAATttaagggtgaactatccctttaattagggGGGCTCAAAGCCCAGATTATAATTCACACCTTAGTCATAAACAAAAATGGCACAAGAAATGACTGAATATGTTAACATACCAACCTTAGTCAACTTCATCTCCAGGTTGTGGCTGTTCTTATTCCGCGTGTCGAAATGAGAGACTTCTTTGGCTGAAGACTTCACCTTGAAGATAATCATGACATAGGAGAAGACGATAATGCCAGTGGGGAGGACAAGGCAGAAGAAAAGTATGGACATAACAAAGCTCTGACCAGCTACTGAGGCCTGGGCCAGCCACCAGTCCAGTGTGCAGGAGGTGCCAAATGGCTCAGGGGCGTAGCTACCCCAGCCCACCAGTGGCATAGTGGCCCAAAAAGCAGCATAGAACCAAATGAAAACCACAAAGAGAAGAGCATGGTGCCGTTTGAACCATGTACCTGATGggaaagaaaattcatgttagtcAAGCTAGCTAGATAGATACAATGGTGTCCACAAATTTGAGACCACATTCAAAGTCTTATTTAAACTGGTATAAAGAACATACAAAGAGGAATTatggcaaaaaaattaattagaaatattTACAATTCTGCACTATTTAGGTCACTAATCTAATAaatagatgatggatggacggatggacagacagacagacagacaagatctCTTACCATATCTTAAGTGGCAGATTTTCAAGTAGCGGTCTAAGCTGACAATTGTCATAGTAATAAGGCTGCCACATCCAAAGAAAAAGCCAGCCCAGCCATAGAAGCGGCAGCCCTCCCAGCCAAAGAGCCAGCGATGGGCAAAACTAGACACCACAAAGAATGGCTTTCCAGTAActgaggaaaaacaaacaaaaggggGGAAATTCATATCACAAAAGCCATACGAAGTACCACTGCCAGAATTATAGCACATTGCAAAACCAATAGAAAAGAAGAACAAACACAGATCTATAGTCTGCTCTCAGAGGATAATTTCATATGAAACAACCAGGAGTGCCTGAGAAATCTGCAGTATACATACTTTTGAGCAATATGATCTTAACTAAACTGTGCATATTAATACTAGCAGAGAGTCAGCAAATTGACAGATTTTCTGGAGATTCATGAGAGACTAGCAGCTATTTGCATATGAGAGAACAGCAGCACAGTATTTTTGCATGCTCTGTGGGATGAATATATTAACTCTTGTGTTGCTGTGCAAAGCTCTTAATTAAAGGGTGTTGATTATGCCATGACATTTCAGGTAAAAGAAACTTAAACcagtttaaattaaaattctggattacaaatacaacaaaaaatccttcaccacagaaaataattttgacttatccCACAGTATGTAAAGCCAAAGAAAATATGTGTGTGCTGtaatgcacttacagtggaagtctttTGGAAAATTGGAACAGAGCATTGTGAAAGCAGGTCATTTCTATATTAAAACCTATTAtcccatcttaaaggaatagttccgcaaaaaattactcaccctcatgtcatcccagttgtgtatgactttcttctgcagaacacaaagattttagaagaatatctcagctctgtaggtccatacaattaaagtgaatggtgaccaaaaatgatggagctccaaaaagcacataaaggcagcagaaaagtaatccgtGTGACTCcattagtttaatccatgtcttcggagGTGATCCAATCAGTACTGGGTaataacagaccaaaatataactccttttcactataaatcttgacttcAGCAGTCTCTTTGAtgaacatgatttcaagcttggcAAGATATgcagagaaaaaggagttacattttggtctattctcacccaaaaccaattaaatagcttaagaagacatggattaaaccactggtgtcatatagATTAATCTCATGcagactttgtgctttttggagctttaaattttggtcactattcactttaattgcatggacctacagagctgggatattcttctaaatatatttgtgttctgcataagtaattaattcacatctgggatggcatgagggtgagtaaatgatgagagatttttatttttgtatgaactattcctataatatgcagagacaactcttGGTAAGACACTCTTAATTCCACTAAAAAGCGTAACGTGTAATTTTGTAAAGCAAAATTTTGGGGttaaaaagtttatatatatatatatatatatatatatatataacccaaaatattcctttaaaaatcagTATTATTGTTCCGCACACAATTAGCATATCCTGTTTGGACATATCCCCAGTAATGCATTTGACAAAATAATGTATTTGCACATCCCTCAAAAAGTGTCACAATTCTGTCCAATACCTTTCCCAGTAGTATGTCAATATTTATGCAGATTCCTATTAAATTTTATAGGCCTTCTGTACTGTacagtattgacctgtttcatgggACATCACTGTATGACCGTGCCGtcatgtttgtgaccaatattccatATACTTTCATTGTGCTGCGCTGTGAGATGCGACAAAAAACCTTTTTCAGGAGTTAAAagaagctcttacattcatacagatgggaccACCACAGAAGTTTTTAATATAGTGA
The nucleotide sequence above comes from Myxocyprinus asiaticus isolate MX2 ecotype Aquarium Trade chromosome 25, UBuf_Myxa_2, whole genome shotgun sequence. Encoded proteins:
- the LOC127416145 gene encoding opsin-5-like, producing MENETSIHGGYIPHYLLRGDPFASKLSKEADIVAAFYILIIGIMSATGNGYVIYMTAKRKSKLKPPEFMTLNLAIFDFGISVTGKPFFVVSSFAHRWLFGWEGCRFYGWAGFFFGCGSLITMTIVSLDRYLKICHLRYGTWFKRHHALLFVVFIWFYAAFWATMPLVGWGSYAPEPFGTSCTLDWWLAQASVAGQSFVMSILFFCLVLPTGIIVFSYVMIIFKVKSSAKEVSHFDTRNKNSHNLEMKLTKVAMLICAGFLIAWIPYAVVSVVSAFGEPDSVPISISVIPTLLAKSSAMYNPIIYQVIDCKKNCAKSLCFQTWVKRKHYKTSRFYSIAASMKERPANEVQIEI